In Antechinus flavipes isolate AdamAnt ecotype Samford, QLD, Australia chromosome 3, AdamAnt_v2, whole genome shotgun sequence, a genomic segment contains:
- the LOC127556608 gene encoding binder of sperm protein homolog 2-like isoform X2 → MIPEKGLLGAWVCLFFCLPGANAELTRYRRIRPLPEKVLKPCAFPFIYEDVSYDRCIMVHSDYAWCSVESNFNGQWRYCISTDPPACKFPFVFGRKLYHDCTRDGYVLGRTWCALTHNYNLNGLWKPCSPNDL, encoded by the exons ATGATTCCGGAGAAAGGCCTGCTGGGGGCTTGGGTGTGCTTATTCTTCTGCCTCCCTGGAGCCAATGCAG AACTGACCAGATACAGAAGGATTCGACCCTTGCCTG AAAAGGTCCTCAAGCCGTGCGCCTTTCCGTTCATCTATGAGGACGTGAGTTATGACCGCTGCATAATGGTGCACAGCGACTACGCTTGGTGCTCGGTGGAGTCCAACTTCAACGGGCAGTGGCGCTACTGCATCAGCACGG ACCCCCCAGCATGCAAGTTTCCATTCGTCTTCGGGAGGAAGTTGTACCACGACTGCACCAGGGACGGGTATGTGCTGGGCAGGACCTGGTGCGCCCTGACGCACAACTACAACTTGAACGGGCTGTGGAAGCCATGCTCACCCAATG ATTTGTGA
- the LOC127556608 gene encoding binder of sperm protein homolog 2-like isoform X1 → MIPEKGLLGAWVCLFFCLPGANAELTRYRRIRPLPEKVLKPCAFPFIYEDVSYDRCIMVHSDYAWCSVESNFNGQWRYCISTDPPACKFPFVFGRKLYHDCTRDGFVKRSPLCHRLISGTSQPLPEVSLKGHRLPMSPSLGKFGPSVL, encoded by the exons ATGATTCCGGAGAAAGGCCTGCTGGGGGCTTGGGTGTGCTTATTCTTCTGCCTCCCTGGAGCCAATGCAG AACTGACCAGATACAGAAGGATTCGACCCTTGCCTG AAAAGGTCCTCAAGCCGTGCGCCTTTCCGTTCATCTATGAGGACGTGAGTTATGACCGCTGCATAATGGTGCACAGCGACTACGCTTGGTGCTCGGTGGAGTCCAACTTCAACGGGCAGTGGCGCTACTGCATCAGCACGG ACCCCCCAGCATGCAAGTTTCCATTCGTCTTCGGGAGGAAGTTGTACCACGACTGCACCAGGGACGG ATTTGTGAAGAGGAGCCCCTTGTGCCACAGACTAATCTCCGGAACATCTCAGCCACTCCCCGAGGTCTCCCTCAAGGGACACAGGCTCCCAATGTCCCCTAGCCTCGGGAAATTTGGGCCCAGCGTTCTGTAA